A stretch of DNA from Allomeiothermus silvanus DSM 9946:
CTACGACCTGCTGCCCAGCGGCTGGCCCTACGGGTGGGGGCCTCCTGGCTGTTGGTATTGCTGGTGATGTGGTATATCTATCCCATAGCTGGGCAAAACCTGGAAGTGCTCAAAACGGCCCTAGCCAAGCTCGGAGCCTTGGCCCTGAGTTTCACCCCGGAATCCAACCCCTACGAATCCACCGCTACTGACTGGGCTAGTCCTTGGGTCTATAAACTGCTCTCCTCTTTCCGCTGGATTCTTTTTCTGGGCTCTTTTGCGGCCTGGCTTATGCTCCTCGTCCCTACCCTGCGTACCCCTGAAAGGGCGTCTATTCCACGGGTTTTCCTGCTAGCTTTGTATGGGGGGTTCGGCCTGCAGTTGTCAGCAGCAATCCCGATCGACCTGGTAGGGCTCGAGGCAGGCAGCAACCTCCAGGTGCGAATGTACACCTACTTCGCTGTCTTCGCCGCCCCACTTTTCACCTTGGGTCTTTCCCGGCTCTTGGGCTCGAGCCCCTGGCGCTGGCAGGCAGCGGGCGCAGCAGCAGTGATACTGGCGGTGCTCAGCCTGCTCAAAGCCACCCTCGACCCTTTGGTGAGCAACCGCTGGATGCACTACAGCGCCGGCGAGATCGAGGCGATCCACACCTGGAGCGAGCGTGAGCGGGAGAGCGTGTTGTGGGTAGGCCCGGAGACCCGCCTTTACGACGCCTATTATATGGAGTATAATTTTGGTCCTTCCAACCTCAACGACCTGGACGTGGCCCGGCGCAACCCCTTTACCTTCCACACGCTGAACTCGAGCCTCAAGCAGGCAAATTCGATAGCTTGGGGATTCCCCCGATCCACCTGGCTCCTGGGTGACCAGGTGTATGACAACGGAGAAGCGCAGATCTATCACCGTTCGCCGCAGACACCCTTCCAGCGCTGATCGTGGTTCCCACAAACACCCGCCGATCCCGGCGGGTGTTTCACCCCGCACGGCCCGGTTGACCGTGCGGGATATTCGTGGGAACCGCTCTGAGATCCAGCACTGCACGGCCCTCATAGAAGTAGAGCCGGGCTACCTAGCGGAGGTCAATCACCTCGGAACCACCCCAAAACAAACCCCACCCAGCCGAGGCTAGGGTTTTTGGTGAGGGAAGGCTCATACCGGATTCAAAAAGATATACCCCTTTTTGTAATATCCTTCTTTCATGACGGTGGTCAATCACCTCACCCTGGAGCAACTGCAACACCGCATCAAACAGGAGAAAGACCCCATCGCCCAGCTTCGCTTCCTGGCCGTCTACCCTGCCCAAAGGGGATTGGGGGCTCAGGAGATCGCCCAACTCACCACCCGCACCCCCCGCTGGGTGCACGCCACCCTGCAACGCTACAACCCGCAAGGCCCCCAAGCCCTGAGCGACCGTCGCCATACCAACCCCGGACGCCGGCCCAAGCTGAGACCAGAGGAAAGCGCCCAGGTGCACAAAGCCCACCGCCCGATGGCGGTCTTTGGACGGGCGAGAAACTGCGGCAGTGGGTGGCGCTGGCGGCTTTCGCTCAACCCGATCTACCGCCCGGGCTACCGTCTGAAGGTGCCCCGGCCGGTACACCGCAAGGGCGACCCGGCGGCGCAGGAGGCCAACCTCTGCCAAAGGGTTGAGGCGGCGCGGGCCATGGTTCTACGTCTGCAGCTTTGTGGAACCGGAGAGCGGGGCCAGCCTGAGTCTGTTGGTAGATGGGATGGACAGCGAGGTGATGAGCTGGGTGCTGCAGGAGTTTCAGGCCTGGGTAGGGGAAGGGACAGCCTGGGTGGTGCTGGATCGGGCGGGGTGGCACGTCTCCCGGCGGGTGGAGGTGCCCGAGGGGGTGGCCCTGGATTACCTGCCGCCCTATTCGCCGGAGCTACAACCGGCGGAGCGGATGTGGCCGAGGCGGTGGCCAACCGGTACTTTGAGACGCTGGAGGCGATGATGGCGGTGGTGGCGGAGCGCTGTCAGGTGCTTTCGGCAGACCCGGCTACGGTACGCAAGCATACCCTCTTCCATTGGTGGCCCAGGATGAAGGAATCAACGTGAAAGGGTATGACTGGACTGTGACACCCCTGCTCCGGCAGTAAGTACGGGCCTCAGAGCCTCCGCTCGAGCGCCTGAGCAAACCGCTCGATGTCGGAGAGGTCGTTGTAGATCTGGGCTGAAATTCGCGCCCACAGCCGCCCACCGATAGCCATGACGGGTAGCTCGATATGGTCCTCGAAGAGCAGGGCGTCCTTGAGGCGAGCCGCGTCTGCCGGGCTCGAGCCCAAGCGAGCGCAGCACCGCGTTGACCCCGGTGGTGGCGTTGCCCACGAAGACCAGATCCTCCCCGCGCGCGCCAAGGAACAGTGAAGCCGCACCCGCGGCCCGGCGATGCCGGTACTCATGCGCGACCTCCTGCGCCGCCGAGCGCAGCCGGGGTTGCGCGAGCTTCGAACTCGCCGTGAGCCCGGACAGTTCGCGCAGCAAGAAGCGGGCCGGGTGTCGCTCGATCTCGTTGCGGATGGCCTGCTGGGCCTCGAGTACCCGCCAGGGGGTCACCCCCTGAGTACCGGCGCTAGCCGGGTCGCTATGCGAATTCACTACGGTGCCGTGGTTGAGGTAGACGGCCTGGGGCTCGAGGGGGAAGTGCTCAAGCATGGTTCTGCCAAAGCTCATCACCCCCGATTATCCCCGAACCGCGCCGAAGAAGACTGCACGGAATTGCCCTCAGCCCAACGCCTTGAACCGCTCCAGCACCCTCAGCACCTGGTCAATATCGGCCTGGGTGTGCTCCGCCGAAACCTGGAAGCGGATGGACTCCTCACCTTTGGGCACCACCGGGTAGACGATGGCGGTAGCGAGGATTCCCTCCTCGCGCAAAAAGCGCACTAGCTGGCCCGTTCGTTCGCCGTCGCGAAGCACCAACGGCACCACCGGGTGATCGCCGGGGAAGCTCTCATATCCGAGCTGGAGAACACCCTCGCGGAAGCGCCGGGTCATCGCCCGCAGGTGGGCCAGGCGGGTCTGGCCTTCGGGGCTCTCTAGAAGCTCGAGCGCCGCTCCCGCCGCCGCTGCCTCGCCGGGGGTGATGGGGTTGGAGTAGATATACATGGGGGAAGTCTCGCGGAAATACGCGATGAGGGCGGAGGGGCCCACTACGTAACCCCCGTTCACCCCAAAAGCCTTGCCCAAGGTTCCCACCAGGATGTCGGCCTGGGCTTGGGTGTACTCTTCGGTTCCCCGCCCGGTCGCCCCGAACGCTCCCACCCCGTGCGAGTCATCCACGACCAATAGGGCGTTCTCGGGGAAGTGATGGTCGTACTTCCGCACCAGCAGGGCAATCTCGGACAAAGGCGCGTGCGAGCCGCGCATGCTGAAGATGCCGTCGGTGATGACCAAAGCCCGCCTGGCTCCCATCGCGGCGGCTTGGTGCAGGGCAGCTTCCAGGTCAGCCAGGTTCAGGTGCTTGTAGACGTACTTCTCCCGAGGACGCGCGAGCCGGATGGCGTTGATGATGCAGTTGTGGTTGAGTTCATCGCTGATGAGAACCGTCTCGGGCGTCACCAGCGGGACCACCACGCTTAGGATGGTGGCGTACGCCGAGGAGAAGATCATGGCGGCCTCGCGGGCATGGAAACGGGCCAGGCGGCCTTCAAGTTCCACATGCGGCTCATAGGTCCCGCTGATAAAGCGCACCGCCCCAGGGCCAACCCCGAAGCGCTCGATAGCCTCTTCCTCGGCTTTTTTCAGGGCCGGGTGCTGGGCCAAGCCCAGGTAGCTGTTGGAGTTCATGCGGATGAAAAGCTTTTCGCCGTGGCCTAAAAGCCGGTAGCGGGGGCCTCGTTCCCCCTGGGCAGGCACCACCTCGGTCACCACCGGTTCGTGGCCCTTGCGGCGGCCCTGCGCCTCGAGGTCCTCTACAGCCTGTTGGAGCACGGGAGTCAACCGGTCTAGCGGCATCTCAAACCCCCTGCACAGCCCAGCGGGCTGATAGCTGCGCGAGCATGTCAGCAGTCATCGCGGCCAGGTCGAAAGCCGGTTTCCAGCCCCATTCCTCGCGAGCGGCGGAATCGTCCAGGGTATGCGGCCAAGAATCCGCGATGGCCTGGCGCACCGGATCAATCTGGTAGTGGATTTTGAAGTGCGGCAGGTGCTTGCGGATCTCGGCAGCAAGCTCAGCCGGGGTGCAGCTAAAAGCGGCCACATTGAAAGCGTTACGGTGGCGGAGCCGGGCCGGGTCGGCTTCCATCAGCTCGAGCGTGGCCCGGATGGCATCGGGCATGTACATCATCGGCAGCCGGGTGTCGGGCCCCAGGAAGCTGGTATAGCTGCCCTGGCGCAAGGCTTCCCAGAAGATCTCCACGGCGTAGTCGGTGGTTCCCCCCCCGGGCGGGGCGGTGTAGGAGATGAGACCGGGGTAGCGCAGGCCGCGCACGTCCAGGCCAAAGCGCAAAGCGTAGTAGTCGCAAAGGAGTTCTCCGGCTACTTTGGTCACGCCGTAGAGCGAACCCGGGCGCTGGAGGGTGTCCTGCGGGGTGAGGTCTTTGGGTGTGGAAGGGCCAAAAGCCGCAATGGAGCTGGGTACGAAGACCCGGCATCCGTAAGCCCTAGCTACTTCCAGCACGTTGTAGAGGCCTTCCATATTGACCCGCCAGGCCAGCTCGGGCTGGGCCTCGGCTTTGGCCGAGAGGATGGCCGCCAGGTGGTAGAGGGTACCCACGTTGTACTTTTCGACCACTTCCTCGAGCCTCGAGCGGTCGGTGCAGTCGAGGACCTCGAAGGGGCCTTCCCGGATCGGCCTATCGGGGGGCAAACTTCGCACGTCGGAAGCCACCACCCGCTCCATGCCCAAGCGCTCCTGCAAAGCAGGAACCAGTTCCGAGCCCACTTGCCCTAGGGCTCCGGTGACGAGGATATTTTGCGCACGCTTCACTTCCATACCCCTCCATCCTATAGCGCGCCCAGCCCAAGAGCGCATCCTCGGGTTTCCCCTGTCCCTAGCAGGGTTCAACGGCCCGTCACAGGTCTGTCACAAGGGGCTTTCTATACTGCCGGGCGTGCTTGGGGAGGACCCTGAGCAAAGTACGGGAGGAACACGATGAAAAGACAACTGATCGCAGGTTTGGTAGGGATGTTGGCTTTGGTGATGGCGGGCTGTGGCGGCGCCGGGGGCGGCAACGTCGGTCAGGACATCATCAGCGGGAAAGTCAGCCGGGCCGGGGGCTCCGTCGCGGGTACTCTCGTCGCAGCCTGCGACGTCAACGATCTGTGCAACCAGCAAGACCCCGCCGCCGACGGCAGCTACAAGCTCAGCGGGCTCAGGTCGGGGCAGAGCTATGCGATCATCGCCATTCAGTTCGTGGACCCAGACAACAACCCCGACTTCGTGGGCATCTACTCCGCCGACGGCAAGAACATCACCCCGGTCACGCCCCCCAAGAGCAACGTCAACTTCGCCCTCCAGGCGGTGACCGCTGGGAGCCTCGAGGTCAAACCGCAGTTTCTGCACCGCTAAGGTGTAGGAGCACCGATGAACGCTCGGCTTTCTCGCGTGTACGTGGTGCGGATCTGGCTCGAGCCCACCCAAGGAGGCGAGGGGGTCTGGCGGGCTTCGGTCACCGAGACCCGCACCCAGGAGCGGAGGTATTTCACCAACCCCGAAGAACTCAAACAGTTCCTCGAGAGGTTGTTTCGCTGCGCGAAAGCAGCGAGGTCCAAACGGCCCCACCCCATCCATCCGAGCCCGGCTAAGTAGCTCCACAAAGACGGGATGGGTGTGCGGTTGGGTCAGCCACCCCTCCCCCACCCACTATTTTTCTATCCTGCATGCTTAGGATAGGCCCGCCCAGCCGTGCCGCTTCAGTAACCGCTCTTCAAACCGCCCTCACCCGTCGCCCGAACCCCTCCGGCCTTGCGCGCTTTGAACTCCTCGAGGATCGCGGCGGTGGCGGTAGCCCCTACCCGGGTGGTGCCTACGCGCATCACCTCGAGCAAGGCATCCAAGGTGCGCACCCCGCCCGCTGCCTTGATTTGCACGTGCGGCGAGACCGCCTCGCGCATGAGTTTGAGATCCTCGAGGGTCGCCCCGGAGGGGGCGAAGCCGGTGGAGGTCTTGACGAAATCGGCTCCCGCCTGCTCAGAAAGCTGGCAGCCCAGCACCTTCTGCTCCTCGCTCAAGTAGGCGTTCTCGAGGATCACCTTGACCAAGGCCCCACCCCTCTTGGCGACTTCGACCACCGCCTGGATGTCCCCCAGCACGTACTCGGCCTCGCCGCCCCGCAACCGACCGATGTTGATGACCATGTCCAGCTCGACCGCGCCCTGCTCCATCGCCAGCTTGGCCTCGAAGACCTTGGTGGCGGTGGCCGAGCTTCCGTGGGGGAAGCCCACCACGGTTCCGACCTTGACGCTCGAGCCCCGCAATGCCTTGGCCGCGAGTTCTACGTCACAGGGCTTCACACACACCGAGGCCACCCGGTAGCGCTCGGCCAGCTCGCAGCCCGCGAGGACCTCGGCGGGGGTGAGTTCGGGGCGCAACAGCGAGTGGTCGATCATCTGCGCGACCTGTTCATAGCTGAGGGTTTCTGCCGTAATCTCTTGAGTACCGGCGCTAGCCGGGTCGCTATGCGAATTCACTGGCATGGATTTCTCCTAGGGCTAGCTCACGAAATTCCTGAGGAAACGCCCGGACTGCACCAGCGCCCGCTTGCGGTCCTCGAGCGAGCCCTCATAAGCCCGGTCTTCGACCTCGATGCAGACCGGGCCTGAGTAGCGGGCCTCGGTAAGGTTGGCGAAGAAGTGGGTCCAGTTCACCTCGCCCAGCCCCGGCAGCTTGGGGGTGTGGTACTCGAGCGGGGTCGCCAAAATCCCTACCTGCCGCAGCTTGTCGCGGTCGATGCGCACGTCCTTGGCGTGGACGTGGAAGAGCTTGTCCTTGAACTCGAGCAAGGGCCAGGCCGGGTCCATCATCTGCCAGACCAGGTGGCTGGGGTCGTAGTTGAGGCCAAAGTGATCGGAGGGGATACGGCTGAACATCTCACGCCAGATGACCGGGCTCACCGCTAGGTTTTTGCCGCCCGGCCATTCGTCGCTGGTAAAGAGCATGGGGCAGTTCTCGATCCCGACCTTTACCCCCTCCCGCTCGGCGTGCCGGATGATCTCCGGCCAGCGCTCGTCGAAGAGGGCCCAGTTGTCCTTCAAGGATCGGCTGGGCTCCCGCCCGATGAAGGTATTCATCCGCCCGATTCCCAGCCTTGCCGAGGCGCTGATGACTTTTTTGATGTGCTCGAGGTAGACGCTGGCCTCTTTTTCGTCGGCTACCAGCGGGTTGGGGTAGTAGCCCAAACCCGAGATCGAGACCCCGTACTTCTGCATAAGCCCCTGGATCCGCTCGACCTCGGCGTCGTCCAGCTCGTTCACATCGATGTGGGTGACCCCGGCGTAGCGGCGCTCGGCCTTTCCTTTGGGCCAGCACATCACCTCTACGGTGTCGAAGCCTTGACGGGAGGCGAACTCGAGCACTTCCTCGAGGCCGAGATCGGGGAGAATCGCACTGACAAAACCTAGCTGCATAGGGTGGCTCCTCTAATACCTGACCTTGATCCATTTGCCCTTCTTGCTGCTCTCGAGGATCGCTTCGCACAAGGCTAGTTCCTTGTGGCCGTCCTCAAAGGTCGCATAGAGCGGGTTTTTGCTGGGCTTTCCCGCCTTGATGTCGGCATAGACAGCGCGGTAGAGCTGTTTGAAGGTGTCGGGGAAGCCCTCGTTGTGGCCGCCGGGGTAGCTGGTGTAGTGGGCAGCCTCGCCCTCTAAGAGGCTGGGGTCGCGGATCAGGGTACGGTTGGCGGCGTTGCGCTCCCCGATCCACAGCTCGTTGGGGCGCTCGCCGTTCCAAGCCAAAGCCCGCTCGGACCCCGCGATCTCCCACTCGATGCGGTTTTTGCGTCCAGCGGTAACCTGGGAAACGGTGAGTACCCCGCGCTTCCCGCCCGCAAAGCGCAAGAGTACCGAGGCGTAATCCTCGGTGGTGATCTTGACCGGCTCGGTGGCGGCTTCCCGGCTACCTTTCTTGCCGCTGAAGGTCTCTACCGAACCTGCCGGGGGACGCTGCCGGATGGGGTGCACGGTGTAAAGGTCGGCCATCACCTCCTCTACTTCGAGCCCGGTGATAAAGGTCACCAGGTCCAGCCAGTGGGTGCCGATATCGCCGATGGCCCGCAGCTCTCCCCCATCCTCGGCCAATACCCGCCAGTTGAAGTCGGTAGGGTAGAGGAGCCAGTCTTGCACGTAGCTTCCCTTGACGTGAAAGACCTCCCCGATCTCACCCCGCCGTACCATCTCGCGGGCTTGCAGGCAGAGCGGATAGAAGCGGAGGTTGTAGTTGACCGCCGTCACCAGCTCGGGGTACTGCTGGGCGGCGGCGACGAGTTCTTTGGTCTCCTGGGTGTTCATGCCCAAGGGCTTTTCGCAGACCACGTGCTTGCCCGCTTCCAGGGCTTGCAGGACCTGCTCGCGGTGGAAGCGGTTGGGGCTGGTGAGGTGGACGACCGCGACTTCCGGATCGGAGAGCATCTCGGCGTAGCTCGAGTAGCCCCGCTCGAGCCCAATGTTTTGCGCGGCCTGGCGCGACTTTTCCGGACTCGAGCCCAGCACCCCCTTGACCTTGACCCCGATCCGCCGCAGGGCCTCTACGTGTACCGGGCCGATAAAACCTGTGCCGACCACCCCGACTTTGATCATCTATCGCCTCCTGGATAGGGCTAAAACAAAAGCTCATCGCTGTGGGAGTACTCCTAAAATATCCTTGGCCCGCCCCCACAAAGCAAGTACCGTCCAAGTCCAAACGTCGGCACCCCTAGCAGCACGCCGCGCTCGGTGAGCACAAGGATTTGCGAGGCGTAAGTGATCCTCCGGCCACGCTCCCAATAGATCGTGCTCCAAGATCCCAGGAGTGAGGCTGTAATTGGGGTAGGCCCGAGGCTCCAGAGGGTTTCCTTGAGCTGGAGGTAGAGCGGCAACGGGACGCGCTTCTGGGAGCTTCATAAGGCTTCTTTCCCGAGCTGGCGGACTGAACCCGGACAAACACATGTGAGACTCTAAGCTGGGATAAAAAGAGGGGAACCGACCAGGAAAGGAGGTTCCCCAGGTGCAGTTTACCACCGTTGGCCGAGAGATATGGAGAGGCGCTAGACAAGCACAGAGGCTGGCCGAGGCCAACGCAAGCGACCCAGAGGTCCAGGAACGTCTGCGCAAGCTCCGACTGGTCAAAGCCCTGCGTGAAAGTAAAAAGAGCTGGAAGGAGATCCAGGACCTGGTCGGGATCAGCCGGGCCACCTACCACCGCTGGCAAAAAGCCCTAAAAGAAAAGGGCCTGGCTGGACTCAAACCCCGCTCCCGCCGCCCTAAGCACCTGCGCACAAAGGTCCACTGGACCCCAGGGCTGCTCATTAGAATAGAAACTCTCCGCAAGGAAAACCCCACCTGGGGACGCTGGTCCATCTGGCTTACCCTCCGCAAGGAGGGTTTCCAGATGAGCGAACGCACGGTGGGGCGCATCCTGGCCTACCTGGAGAAGCACCGACGTATCGAGAGCGTGGCCGGCTACCTGGCCCGGACTCAAAGAGGGAAGCTAAAGCGAAGGGTAAACCGGCCCTACGCCAAAAGGAAGCCCCGAGGATACGAGGCCAGGGCTCCTGGGGACCTGGTCCAGGTGGACACCCTCACCCTGACCTTAGGACCGGGAAGCATGGTCAAGCACTTCTCGGCGATTGACCTCCATAGCCGGTTTGTCCTGGCGGAGGTGCACAGCCGGGCCACGGCTAAGCTTTCTGAGGGGTTCTTGTCCTTGCTTCTGGCCAGGGCCCCTTTTCCCATCCGGGCCATCCAGGTGGATGGGGGCAGCGAGTTCATGGCCGAGTTTGAGGAGGCCTGCTGTGCTCTGGGGATTGCCTTGTTTGTGCTACCGCCGAGGAGTCCTAAACTCAATGGTCACGTGGAGCGGATGCAGCGGACCTTCAAGGAGGAGTTCTACACCCGGCCTTTGCCCACCCCGCTCAGCGAGCTGCAGGCAGAGCTGGATACCTACCTGGACTACTACAACCGCCGAAGGCCTCACATGGCCCTGGGGGGTCTTGCTCCGCTGGAGTTTTTGGCTAAGATGCAAGAGGAGTCGGTTCCTCAAAGAGTCTCAAATGTGTTGACCGATTACACGGACTAGACATCCGGTGGTTCGTACCTTTATATTCCACCCTGGATCGGCTCACCAAGCAAGTGCGAGAAGGTAGGGTTCCGTTTGGCGTCTTGAGCGGCATCCAGCATGAGCACCGGGGCCGCGGGCCGGGGTTGACCCCAGAAGGGTGGAGGGTAGAATCGAGTCCCTCACGGTTTCGATTTAGCAAGGTTGACGATCATGGCAAATGCTTCTATCGGTTTGGATCTGGGAGGAACCACCTATAGCCTGGGCTGGCTCGACCAGGAGGGCCGCTTGCGCGACCTGGTGAGCCTCGAGACCCACTCCTACCGTCCGCCCGCCGAGATCGTGGCCGATCTGGCCCGCGCCACCCAGGCCACCGTCGAGAAAGCCCGGCTAGCCGGGTACAGCGTCATAGCCGCCGGGATCGGGGTTCCAGCGGTGATAGATCCCTGGGCCGGGAAGGTGCTGCTGCCGCCTAATTTCGCCGAAGGCTGGCATGGCCTAGCGTTGGCAGCCCAGTTACGGGCCCTCACTGGCCTGCCCACCTGGCTCGTCAACGACGCCCGCGCCTTCACCTTCGCCGAGTCACGGCTAGGAGCGGGAAGGGGTTACAGCCAACTGCTGGGCATCACCGTGGGAACCGGGGTGGGCGGGGGCTGATCCTGAACGGCCAGCTGTATCTGGGGCGCTGGGGTACGGCAGGCGAGTTCGGGCACCAAGTCTATGACCCCCATGGGCAGGTCTGCGGCTGCGGCGGGGTGGGTTGTATCGAAGCTTATGCCTC
This window harbors:
- a CDS encoding transposase, with the translated sequence MEPESGASLSLLVDGMDSEVMSWVLQEFQAWVGEGTAWVVLDRAGWHVSRRVEVPEGVALDYLPPYSPELQPAERMWPRRWPTGTLRRWRR
- a CDS encoding aminotransferase class I/II-fold pyridoxal phosphate-dependent enzyme translates to MPLDRLTPVLQQAVEDLEAQGRRKGHEPVVTEVVPAQGERGPRYRLLGHGEKLFIRMNSNSYLGLAQHPALKKAEEEAIERFGVGPGAVRFISGTYEPHVELEGRLARFHAREAAMIFSSAYATILSVVVPLVTPETVLISDELNHNCIINAIRLARPREKYVYKHLNLADLEAALHQAAAMGARRALVITDGIFSMRGSHAPLSEIALLVRKYDHHFPENALLVVDDSHGVGAFGATGRGTEEYTQAQADILVGTLGKAFGVNGGYVVGPSALIAYFRETSPMYIYSNPITPGEAAAAGAALELLESPEGQTRLAHLRAMTRRFREGVLQLGYESFPGDHPVVPLVLRDGERTGQLVRFLREEGILATAIVYPVVPKGEESIRFQVSAEHTQADIDQVLRVLERFKALG
- a CDS encoding L-threonine 3-dehydrogenase; this translates as MEVKRAQNILVTGALGQVGSELVPALQERLGMERVVASDVRSLPPDRPIREGPFEVLDCTDRSRLEEVVEKYNVGTLYHLAAILSAKAEAQPELAWRVNMEGLYNVLEVARAYGCRVFVPSSIAAFGPSTPKDLTPQDTLQRPGSLYGVTKVAGELLCDYYALRFGLDVRGLRYPGLISYTAPPGGGTTDYAVEIFWEALRQGSYTSFLGPDTRLPMMYMPDAIRATLELMEADPARLRHRNAFNVAAFSCTPAELAAEIRKHLPHFKIHYQIDPVRQAIADSWPHTLDDSAAREEWGWKPAFDLAAMTADMLAQLSARWAVQGV
- the deoC gene encoding deoxyribose-phosphate aldolase; its protein translation is MPVNSHSDPASAGTQEITAETLSYEQVAQMIDHSLLRPELTPAEVLAGCELAERYRVASVCVKPCDVELAAKALRGSSVKVGTVVGFPHGSSATATKVFEAKLAMEQGAVELDMVINIGRLRGGEAEYVLGDIQAVVEVAKRGGALVKVILENAYLSEEQKVLGCQLSEQAGADFVKTSTGFAPSGATLEDLKLMREAVSPHVQIKAAGGVRTLDALLEVMRVGTTRVGATATAAILEEFKARKAGGVRATGEGGLKSGY
- a CDS encoding sugar phosphate isomerase/epimerase family protein, translating into MQLGFVSAILPDLGLEEVLEFASRQGFDTVEVMCWPKGKAERRYAGVTHIDVNELDDAEVERIQGLMQKYGVSISGLGYYPNPLVADEKEASVYLEHIKKVISASARLGIGRMNTFIGREPSRSLKDNWALFDERWPEIIRHAEREGVKVGIENCPMLFTSDEWPGGKNLAVSPVIWREMFSRIPSDHFGLNYDPSHLVWQMMDPAWPLLEFKDKLFHVHAKDVRIDRDKLRQVGILATPLEYHTPKLPGLGEVNWTHFFANLTEARYSGPVCIEVEDRAYEGSLEDRKRALVQSGRFLRNFVS
- a CDS encoding Gfo/Idh/MocA family protein; this translates as MIKVGVVGTGFIGPVHVEALRRIGVKVKGVLGSSPEKSRQAAQNIGLERGYSSYAEMLSDPEVAVVHLTSPNRFHREQVLQALEAGKHVVCEKPLGMNTQETKELVAAAQQYPELVTAVNYNLRFYPLCLQAREMVRRGEIGEVFHVKGSYVQDWLLYPTDFNWRVLAEDGGELRAIGDIGTHWLDLVTFITGLEVEEVMADLYTVHPIRQRPPAGSVETFSGKKGSREAATEPVKITTEDYASVLLRFAGGKRGVLTVSQVTAGRKNRIEWEIAGSERALAWNGERPNELWIGERNAANRTLIRDPSLLEGEAAHYTSYPGGHNEGFPDTFKQLYRAVYADIKAGKPSKNPLYATFEDGHKELALCEAILESSKKGKWIKVRY
- a CDS encoding integrase core domain-containing protein, which codes for MQFTTVGREIWRGARQAQRLAEANASDPEVQERLRKLRLVKALRESKKSWKEIQDLVGISRATYHRWQKALKEKGLAGLKPRSRRPKHLRTKVHWTPGLLIRIETLRKENPTWGRWSIWLTLRKEGFQMSERTVGRILAYLEKHRRIESVAGYLARTQRGKLKRRVNRPYAKRKPRGYEARAPGDLVQVDTLTLTLGPGSMVKHFSAIDLHSRFVLAEVHSRATAKLSEGFLSLLLARAPFPIRAIQVDGGSEFMAEFEEACCALGIALFVLPPRSPKLNGHVERMQRTFKEEFYTRPLPTPLSELQAELDTYLDYYNRRRPHMALGGLAPLEFLAKMQEESVPQRVSNVLTDYTD